In the Variovorax sp. S12S4 genome, one interval contains:
- a CDS encoding RHS repeat-associated core domain-containing protein → MRNDMDAVHGSRLRTRIQRLALSTATAVALLGASGWAHAGCSLSFTSPSKGAKVTSPNITVYGTGGGDATTGDAGTVTATLNGSPFFSYSGSFTAVVSFLEGRGVPVTLREGPNYLAVSGSVGGCGASDYMTVYYDTTDLAPRKNKGDGTERNGPQSCTGNPINFAMGNKVQEEEDFRSASAHFPLRFARIFNSADGYWRYTYATRLRISATEVVLLHANGRESPFARSGSTITPDADELGTLSQVGTGWRYVDQDNIQYEFNAAGRLTKQAHPYGWQHILTYGTNGAVTVADGFGNSLSYTEDAHFQPRTLTTPNFSVAYNYDTANRLVSAVKTAGADVTTRTYHYENPTHTRFLTGVTDELGVRFATYTYDTLGRATSTTHAGNAGLTQVAYNANGTTTVTDPVGRATTYHYVIVNGVKRISQIQGEPAPGCPASNSSFTYDTRGLLASQTSATGSVTSFTYNTRGLEASRTEALGTPEQRAIATTWDATLPVPTLVAQAGRDTAYTYDTNGRLLTETVADTGGTSGTARTSQRTYTPEGLVHTQTEPNGAVTTYAYDTRGNVQSATNALGHVTAYTYDTANRLTSQTDPNGLVTTFTWDARDRLLSRTVGTGPGQTTAFTYNTTGTIATTSLPTGLVTTYTYDAAQRLTGWSNNRGESGSYTLDPAGNRLTEQILNSAGSIAWTTARTINKLNRVATQVEGGSQTESFSYDANGDRIAQTNGLNQSTSWGLDALRRVKTITDAANASTSLGYNALDAVTQASDFNAVATSYNRDALGNATAESSADIGPRGTQYDSLGLPSQITDALGQATTVTRDALGRPTGLVFADGKTTTLRYDLSANSKGYLSEILDRSGTTEYTRDIHGRVTLKKQTLANASVQQVAYSYNSATGQLASITYPLTGVLNHVYDTTGRLVQLDWNGAPLLAAVTWNALGQPTGWNWAFTSTTPKLAASRSYDSAARLTQTEFSSYTYDGAGRIGSLTQNLFGPADSDPSQSTIAAADITWSIGYSATGRITSFATTADSASFGYDANGNRTASTRLLAGQTTNRSYTLLPGANRLAGFSQTINGSSGTSVAYGYNANGDLLSDGLRSYGYDAEGRLATATTGATDVSPTTRYAHNALGQRVFKTEPLYPPSQGDENDPGFWSSLVAFFTKLWSPATVEAEHLGYAYVYDENGTLIAEVGSGGANSAGQAQYIYLPTANGPVPVAAVIDGATYAVHSDHLNTPRKLSNADGQAVWQWSYSAFGEDRPTIAKNRFANLETTPNPGTTNISEVKFKLRYPGQYADDESGLFYNYYRSYDAKTGRYSQPDPIGLDGGWNRFGYVDANPLSFADPLGLDSTSYLNMSGGRSLLNGPSNGNWGGKCWSGGQYSCGGNPVGNAPPTDSGDACYQRHDMCYVSCGSNRACRAGCDRTMVDELQRLPDNPRDWPQPPRPGTEADSRAYRDSAIGSFRQ, encoded by the coding sequence ATGCGTAACGACATGGATGCCGTGCACGGCAGCCGCCTGCGTACCCGAATCCAACGGTTGGCGTTGTCCACCGCCACGGCCGTCGCGCTGCTGGGCGCCTCTGGCTGGGCTCACGCCGGCTGCTCCCTGAGCTTCACTTCGCCCAGCAAGGGCGCGAAGGTCACGTCACCCAACATCACGGTGTACGGCACGGGAGGAGGGGACGCGACCACGGGCGACGCCGGCACCGTGACCGCGACGCTCAATGGTTCCCCGTTCTTCAGCTACTCGGGCTCCTTCACAGCCGTCGTCTCGTTCCTCGAAGGCCGCGGCGTCCCGGTAACGCTGCGCGAGGGCCCCAACTACCTCGCGGTGTCCGGCAGCGTCGGCGGGTGCGGTGCATCGGACTACATGACGGTGTACTACGACACCACCGATCTGGCGCCGCGCAAGAACAAGGGCGACGGCACCGAACGCAACGGACCGCAGTCGTGCACCGGCAACCCCATCAACTTCGCGATGGGCAACAAGGTGCAGGAAGAGGAAGACTTCCGCAGCGCCTCAGCGCACTTCCCGCTCAGGTTCGCCCGCATCTTCAACAGCGCCGATGGCTACTGGCGGTACACCTACGCCACGCGGCTGCGGATCAGCGCAACCGAAGTCGTGCTCCTGCACGCCAACGGCCGCGAGTCGCCCTTTGCGCGCAGCGGCTCGACCATCACCCCCGATGCGGACGAACTCGGCACGCTCTCGCAGGTCGGCACCGGCTGGCGCTATGTCGACCAGGACAACATCCAGTACGAGTTCAATGCCGCGGGGCGCCTGACCAAGCAGGCCCATCCCTACGGTTGGCAGCACATCCTGACCTATGGCACCAATGGCGCCGTGACCGTGGCGGACGGCTTCGGCAACAGCCTGAGCTACACCGAGGATGCCCATTTCCAGCCGCGCACGCTGACCACGCCCAACTTCAGCGTCGCGTACAACTACGACACGGCCAACCGGCTCGTGTCCGCCGTCAAGACCGCCGGCGCGGACGTGACGACCCGCACCTACCACTACGAGAACCCGACCCACACGCGCTTTCTCACGGGCGTGACCGACGAGTTGGGCGTGCGCTTCGCCACCTACACCTACGACACCCTGGGCCGCGCCACGAGCACCACGCATGCCGGCAATGCCGGCCTCACGCAGGTCGCCTACAACGCCAACGGCACCACCACCGTCACTGACCCTGTGGGCCGGGCCACGACCTACCACTACGTCATCGTCAACGGCGTCAAGCGCATCTCGCAGATCCAGGGCGAACCGGCGCCGGGATGCCCAGCGAGCAACTCCTCGTTCACCTACGACACCCGAGGCCTGCTGGCCAGCCAGACCAGCGCCACCGGCAGCGTCACCAGCTTCACCTACAACACCCGAGGCCTGGAGGCCTCGCGCACGGAAGCGCTCGGCACGCCCGAGCAAAGAGCGATCGCCACGACCTGGGACGCCACGCTGCCCGTGCCCACGCTGGTCGCCCAGGCAGGCCGGGACACGGCCTATACCTACGACACCAACGGCCGGCTGCTCACGGAGACCGTCGCCGACACCGGTGGCACCTCCGGCACGGCGCGCACGAGCCAGCGGACCTACACCCCCGAAGGCCTGGTTCACACGCAAACCGAGCCGAACGGCGCCGTGACCACCTATGCGTACGACACCCGCGGCAATGTGCAGAGCGCGACCAATGCGCTGGGCCATGTCACCGCGTACACCTACGACACCGCCAACCGCCTCACGAGCCAGACCGACCCGAACGGGCTGGTCACCACGTTCACCTGGGATGCGCGCGATCGCCTGCTCTCGCGCACGGTGGGAACCGGCCCTGGCCAGACGACGGCCTTCACCTACAACACCACCGGCACGATTGCGACCACCTCGCTGCCGACTGGGCTGGTCACCACCTACACCTACGACGCCGCGCAACGCCTGACGGGCTGGAGCAACAACCGCGGCGAGAGCGGCTCCTACACGCTGGACCCGGCCGGCAACCGGCTGACAGAGCAGATCCTCAACAGCGCGGGCTCGATCGCGTGGACGACGGCGCGCACGATCAACAAGCTGAACCGCGTTGCGACCCAGGTCGAGGGTGGCAGCCAGACCGAGAGCTTCAGCTACGACGCCAACGGCGACCGCATCGCGCAGACCAATGGACTGAACCAGAGCACCAGCTGGGGTCTGGATGCGCTGCGGCGGGTCAAGACCATCACCGATGCGGCGAACGCCAGCACCAGCCTTGGCTACAACGCGCTGGATGCCGTGACCCAGGCCAGCGACTTCAACGCCGTGGCCACCAGCTACAACCGCGACGCGCTGGGCAACGCCACGGCCGAGTCCAGCGCCGACATCGGCCCGCGCGGCACGCAGTACGACAGCCTCGGCCTGCCCAGCCAGATCACGGATGCACTGGGCCAAGCCACCACCGTGACCCGGGACGCCCTGGGTCGGCCCACTGGCCTCGTGTTCGCCGATGGCAAGACCACCACGCTGCGCTACGACCTGAGCGCCAACAGCAAGGGCTACCTGTCGGAGATCCTCGATCGCAGCGGCACCACCGAGTACACGCGCGACATCCATGGCCGCGTCACGCTCAAGAAGCAGACCTTGGCCAACGCCAGCGTGCAGCAGGTCGCCTACAGCTACAACAGCGCCACCGGCCAGCTCGCGAGCATCACCTACCCGTTGACCGGCGTGCTGAACCATGTCTACGACACGACCGGCCGCCTTGTGCAACTCGACTGGAATGGCGCGCCGCTCCTGGCTGCCGTCACCTGGAACGCCTTGGGCCAGCCCACCGGTTGGAACTGGGCCTTCACCAGCACCACACCGAAGCTCGCCGCCAGCCGCAGCTACGACAGCGCCGCGCGGCTGACCCAGACCGAGTTCAGCAGCTACACCTACGATGGGGCAGGGCGCATCGGCAGCCTCACGCAGAACCTGTTTGGCCCGGCCGACAGCGATCCGAGCCAGAGCACCATCGCCGCGGCCGACATCACCTGGAGCATCGGCTACAGCGCCACCGGCCGCATCACCAGTTTCGCGACCACGGCCGACAGTGCCAGCTTCGGCTACGACGCCAATGGCAACCGCACCGCCAGTACCCGCCTTCTGGCGGGACAGACCACCAATCGCAGCTACACCTTGCTGCCCGGTGCCAACCGCCTGGCGGGCTTCAGCCAGACGATCAACGGCAGCAGCGGCACCAGCGTGGCCTATGGCTACAACGCCAACGGCGATCTTTTGAGCGATGGCCTCAGGAGTTACGGCTACGACGCCGAAGGCCGCCTGGCCACGGCCACCACCGGCGCCACCGACGTGAGCCCGACCACGCGCTACGCGCACAACGCGCTGGGCCAGCGGGTGTTCAAGACCGAGCCGCTGTACCCGCCGAGCCAGGGGGACGAGAACGATCCCGGCTTCTGGAGCAGCCTGGTGGCGTTCTTCACGAAGCTGTGGAGCCCGGCCACGGTCGAGGCGGAGCACTTGGGGTATGCCTATGTCTACGACGAGAACGGCACGCTGATCGCGGAAGTGGGCAGCGGCGGCGCGAACAGCGCCGGGCAGGCGCAGTACATCTATCTGCCGACGGCGAACGGGCCGGTGCCGGTTGCGGCGGTGATCGACGGTGCCACCTATGCGGTGCACAGCGATCACCTGAATACGCCGAGGAAGCTCAGCAATGCCGATGGCCAGGCGGTCTGGCAGTGGAGCTACAGCGCGTTCGGGGAGGACAGGCCGACGATCGCGAAGAACAGGTTCGCGAACCTCGAAACGACGCCGAATCCGGGCACCACGAACATCTCGGAGGTCAAGTTCAAGCTGCGGTATCCGGGGCAGTATGCGGATGACGAGAGTGGCTTGTTCTACAACTACTACCGGAGCTATGACGCGAAGACGGGGCGGTACAGCCAGCCGGACCCAATCGGACTGGATGGCGGGTGGAATCGGTTTGGGTATGTGGATGCGAATCCGCTAAGCTTTGCCGATCCGCTTGGGCTGGACAGCACCAGCTACCTGAACATGTCGGGCGGCAGAAGCCTTTTGAATGGGCCTTCCAATGGAAACTGGGGTGGAAAATGTTGGAGCGGCGGGCAGTACTCATGCGGCGGCAACCCTGTTGGCAACGCGCCACCCACGGACAGCGGAGACGCATGCTATCAACGACACGACATGTGCTATGTGTCATGTGGTTCGAACAGGGCCTGCCGAGCGGGCTGCGACAGGACAATGGTGGATGAACTACAGCGCTTACCGGACAACCCGAGGGACTGGCCGCAGCCTCCAAGGCCCGGTACTGAAGCGGACAGTCGTGCATATAGAGACTCCGCAATAGGCAGCTTCAGGCAATGA
- a CDS encoding histidine phosphatase family protein, with translation MQVIFIRHGESTGNAGQPSFDLSKLELTPTGHDQAARMATAWAQTPTLIALSPYLRTRLTAQPTIDRFPQVPVEILPMEEFTYLEPSRWNGTSRAERLPHIEAYWQTADPAYRDGPTAESFDTLLGRVESTLGWLQKLPPQSLVYAFSHGQFMQAVRVSLLHPGWSSRQRMAHFWPFNAKYPILNVERLEICYADGCWTTEHISQSSM, from the coding sequence ATGCAAGTGATCTTCATCCGTCATGGCGAAAGTACCGGCAATGCCGGCCAGCCGAGTTTCGACCTTTCTAAACTCGAATTGACCCCGACGGGCCATGACCAGGCCGCACGGATGGCCACCGCTTGGGCGCAAACTCCTACGTTGATCGCATTGTCTCCGTACTTGCGCACGCGCTTGACGGCGCAGCCCACCATCGACCGCTTCCCGCAGGTGCCTGTCGAGATCCTTCCCATGGAGGAGTTCACTTACCTGGAGCCGAGCCGCTGGAACGGCACCTCGCGCGCGGAGCGGCTACCGCACATCGAGGCTTACTGGCAGACGGCTGATCCGGCGTACCGTGACGGTCCAACCGCAGAAAGTTTCGACACGTTGCTTGGCCGCGTCGAGTCCACCTTGGGGTGGCTGCAGAAGCTCCCACCGCAGTCGCTTGTCTATGCCTTCAGCCACGGTCAGTTCATGCAGGCTGTCCGCGTTTCGTTGTTGCACCCGGGATGGAGCTCTAGGCAGCGAATGGCCCACTTCTGGCCGTTCAACGCCAAGTACCCGATCCTCAATGTCGAACGGCTTGAGATCTGCTACGCGGACGGGTGTTGGACAACGGAACACATAAGTCAATCATCCATGTAG
- a CDS encoding helix-turn-helix domain-containing protein, whose translation MSSLPKKKLAPAPRSTSFEPAVATAFGDVIRAERLRQGIAQDQFAVLANVDRSYYGKLERGERQPSLGLILRVAKGFGVPASDLVLRVEKSITRE comes from the coding sequence GTGTCTTCGCTCCCCAAGAAAAAGCTTGCCCCGGCGCCGCGCTCAACCTCGTTCGAGCCGGCGGTGGCCACTGCTTTCGGGGACGTGATCCGGGCTGAGCGCCTCAGGCAGGGAATTGCGCAGGACCAGTTCGCCGTCCTGGCCAACGTCGATCGGTCCTATTACGGCAAGCTCGAGCGCGGCGAACGACAGCCTTCCCTCGGCTTGATCCTACGGGTCGCGAAAGGCTTCGGCGTGCCGGCCAGCGATCTTGTCTTGCGCGTGGAAAAGTCGATCACCCGGGAATAA
- a CDS encoding ATP-binding protein, translated as MARTLGDWIARKKTGGSIYGPSRFGKSKGMRWHLLDLLQQRFGRAIPLHMWSRVPGIQKSPTEFWKALLVATGHRYANDRHTCAKRHTMFAEHLMSTAKACGSNFVALLIDEAQSMTLEEWNWILGLQNLLDDQQHRLSVYTVSSHQMGYHYELMSHSDHAHVAARFMVAHAPFSGLTCEEEIKFVLEGYDFASEWPKRSGVSYLAHFAPEAYARGERLAHCAPTVWRVMNALLPRDYGGEPNFPMQHLALSVEMILLNLAHGEDWEDVTGEEAWLEAFVENAFTDHMRLISAELPRRRKVA; from the coding sequence ATGGCCCGCACGCTGGGCGACTGGATCGCCCGCAAAAAGACGGGCGGCAGCATCTACGGACCGTCCCGCTTCGGCAAAAGCAAGGGCATGCGCTGGCATCTGCTTGATCTTCTGCAGCAGCGATTCGGCAGAGCCATCCCCCTGCACATGTGGTCCCGCGTTCCGGGAATCCAGAAAAGCCCGACCGAGTTCTGGAAAGCCTTGTTGGTGGCGACCGGCCACCGGTACGCGAACGACCGGCATACCTGTGCGAAGCGCCATACCATGTTTGCGGAGCACCTCATGTCGACCGCGAAGGCCTGCGGCAGCAATTTCGTGGCGCTCCTGATCGATGAGGCGCAATCGATGACGCTCGAGGAGTGGAACTGGATTCTCGGGCTGCAGAACCTGCTGGATGATCAGCAACATCGTCTCAGCGTGTATACGGTCTCGTCGCATCAGATGGGCTACCACTACGAGCTGATGTCCCACTCCGATCACGCGCACGTCGCCGCCCGGTTCATGGTTGCTCATGCGCCGTTTTCGGGCCTGACCTGCGAAGAGGAAATCAAGTTCGTTCTGGAGGGCTACGACTTCGCGAGCGAATGGCCCAAGCGCTCGGGGGTGTCCTATCTGGCGCACTTCGCGCCCGAGGCGTATGCGCGCGGCGAACGTCTGGCCCACTGCGCCCCCACCGTCTGGCGCGTGATGAACGCGCTGCTGCCGCGGGACTATGGCGGCGAACCCAACTTCCCCATGCAGCATCTGGCGCTGTCGGTGGAGATGATCCTGCTCAACCTGGCTCACGGTGAAGACTGGGAAGACGTGACAGGTGAGGAGGCCTGGCTGGAAGCGTTCGTGGAAAACGCGTTCACCGATCACATGCGCCTGATTTCGGCGGAGCTCCCCCGGCGCCGCAAGGTTGCGTAG